The Nocardia arthritidis genome has a window encoding:
- a CDS encoding YchJ family protein, with protein sequence MCPCRRGERFDECCGPILAGERDAPTAEALMRSRYTAFAVGDAEYLKRSWHPRTRPRELTLDPGQRWLFLEIVRTERGGPFDDAGTVEFVAHYRSGGGRGELHETSRFVRVDGAWTYLDGAIEA encoded by the coding sequence ATGTGTCCGTGCCGACGAGGTGAGCGATTCGACGAGTGCTGCGGCCCGATCCTGGCGGGCGAGCGCGACGCGCCGACCGCCGAGGCGCTGATGCGTTCGCGCTACACGGCTTTCGCGGTCGGTGACGCCGAATATCTGAAGCGGTCCTGGCATCCACGGACCCGCCCGCGCGAACTCACCCTGGACCCGGGTCAGCGTTGGCTGTTCCTCGAGATCGTGCGCACCGAACGCGGTGGCCCCTTCGACGACGCGGGCACCGTCGAATTCGTCGCGCACTACCGCTCGGGCGGCGGGCGCGGCGAACTCCACGAGACCAGCCGCTTCGTTCGGGTCGACGGCGCGTGGACGTATCTCGACGGCGCGATCGAGGCATAG
- a CDS encoding SelT/SelW/SelH family protein, translated as MPRVAIEYCTQCRWLLRAGWMAQELLSTFGTELGEVALIPGSGGVFRITVDGEQVWERKADGGFPDIAVLKQRVRDRVAPERDLGHTDRRADKAVPGD; from the coding sequence ATGCCACGTGTCGCGATCGAATACTGCACCCAGTGCCGCTGGCTGCTGCGCGCCGGTTGGATGGCGCAGGAGCTGCTGAGCACCTTCGGCACCGAACTCGGCGAGGTGGCGCTGATTCCCGGCTCCGGCGGTGTGTTCCGGATCACCGTCGACGGCGAACAGGTGTGGGAGCGCAAGGCCGACGGCGGCTTTCCGGATATCGCGGTGCTCAAGCAACGGGTGCGCGATCGGGTCGCGCCGGAGCGTGATCTCGGACACACCGACAGGCGCGCCGACAAGGCTGTACCCGGCGACTGA